The sequence GCACTCAACATGATACGCTCTGAGACATCAAGGAAAGCCAGTGTTCGTCGAAAGCAAAAAATGGCGAGTATGAGTTGTGCTTACTTGGATAAAATATTAGTTGCTGGATTTACTGTGTTGGGCAAAAAATAAACAAAGATGATCTCACTATACAAAATTGATTATTTTTTATGCACGACTAACTTAGTATGCTAAGAACAATATGTTCACGCTCTCACCCTGGGGAAATGCTGAGTGAAAAACCTCAATATGGAATAAATGCAGCTGCTGTGCCGCTTACGGGGTTACTCCCTGTATATATACGTATTACAGATATTAGCGATGATGGCTATTTTAAACCTACTGAAAAAGTAGGGGTAAATAGTACCTTATCTCACCTTTATCAATTGAGCGAAGGTGATATCGTTTTAGCAAGAACAGGAGCGAGTGTAGGTAAGTCTTATCTTTATAATCAGAATGATGGATTGTTAATATATGCTGGATTTTTGATTAAAATGTCGCCTAATAAATCTAAGCTTGATCCCAAATATTTATCCCAATATCTTAAAACAGAAAAATATTGGGATTGGGTGACAGTAAACTCTATGAGAAGCCAGGGCGGGAGCATACTTTGCTTAATATTCAGCCAAAGAATAACTCTGCTCGATAATTGTCATCCCAGCCCGCTCTCTTCAGCTTGTTACGCTGGCTAGGCGCACCACATGTACTTTGCTTGAGGATGTTCAGAACGAACCGCCGAAACAATCCCATATTTTCTACCGCATCTCCGATGGCAATCCGGGAAGCATCTTCTTTAAATAGCACATCTAAAATGTAATGCTGACTGTTTTCTATCCGCCAATGTTGGCGAATATAGTGCCCTATCATCTTATGTTTAGGTGATAAGGAGCTGACGTAGTAAGCAGTATCGACTGTTCCTTTACCCTTCATCGTACGGTGTCGCTCGACGGCGATAATGCTGCGGATAGTGGGCCACTTCTCCTCTAACTCAGGAGGTAGTTTCGCTTTTAATTGAAAGACATAGCGCTCTTCTTTACGTCCATGGGCTGTCTCTTTATGCTCAGCAACCACTTCCTCTTTGTTAGCGTCGAATACCGCTTGGAACTGTGACTGTACGGCCTTACGTAGGTTAGGTTGGTTGTGTTTAACCTGCACCACAATATGCGCTTTCTTATCTTGTATCTTTTCTAATGTTTCCCGCTGACAGTGCAGCGCATCCAGGGTAACGACCGCCCCTTTTATGTTGAGCACATCGAGCATGTCTCTGACCGTCGCGAGCTCCCCTTTTTTGGATGGGGTGGCTTTCTGGCTCAGTACCAAGCCATTTTCAGTATCGTAAGCGGTGACTAGCTGTACGGCTTCGGAAGATTTATTGCGGTAAGAGCCCCGTAATACTTTGCCGTCAAAAGCTATCACCGGTTTACCATGATGAATACGATGCTCGTTAAGCCAGCTTAATAATGCGTCGAGCAAAGATTCGACTACGACACTGCGTAAAATACGGGCAATGGTGTGTCGGCAGGGAATACCGTGCGTAAAAGGACGATATTGACGTAGCCAGTCGGCCTTAGCTTCACCATAGGTTTCAATGTCACGCCACCCTTCAGCGCCGGCCATAATGGCGCTAATAACGAGAAACATGACATCGACCAAGTCATGCTTACGATTAATATCTGAGCGAGTTTCTTCAACAAGAGTAAGGTGGTCAATTAATGTCATGGCAAGGCTCCTCCAACTAGAGGAACGATTAGATCACAGACAATTCACTCATTCAAATTTTGTTAACAAAGTATGCTCCCGCCCTGGCTGCGCTATGGCGTAAAAGACAAAGAAGGGGCCGGTGAGCTTAACCAAACCCTGTGGTTGATTGATTGGCAAAATCCAGAAGCCAATGACTTTGCCATTGCCGAAGAAGTGTCCATTAAAGGCGAGCACAAAAAGCGACCCGATATAGTGCTGTATGTGAATGGCATCGCTTTGGGCATCATCGAGCTAAAACGTGCCTCGGTATCTGTGTCGGAAGGTATCCATCAAAACCTAGATAACCAAAAGAAAGACTTTATCCGCAACTTCTTTACCACCATGCAGTTGGTAGTGGCGGGTAATGACACTCAAGGCCTACGTTACGGCACTATAGAAACCCCAGAGCGCTACTACCTTGAATGGAAAGAGTCGCAGTTGAAAGAATCGGGCTCACTGACTCCTTCATCTGCACCTACACCCACAGCTACAACTCATACTCACAAACTGGATTTACAGCTGAGCCAATTGTGTAATAAATCGCGTTTTTTACAGATTATTCACGACTTTATCGTGTTTGATGCCGGCACTAAGAAAACTTGCCGGCATAACCAGTTTTTTGGCGTAGAGGCAGCCAAGGCTCATGTGGCCAAGCGAGAAGGCGGTATTATTTGGCATACCCAAGGCTCAGGTAAAAGCCTGACTATGGTGTGGCTGGCTAAGTGGATACGCGAGCATGTAACAGACAGCCGAGTGCTGATTATTACTGACCGTACCGAGCTGGATGATCAAATTGAAAAAGTGTTTACCGGTGTTAAAGAAGATATTTATCGCACCAAAAACGGTGCCGATTTAATTGCCACGCTCAATCAGCCCAGCCCTTGGTTACTGTGTTCGTTGGTGCATAAGTTTGGCCGCCAGTCAGCCAGTGCGGAAGATGCTGGTACGGATGAGTTTATCAAAGCATTACAAGATTCCTTACCCAGTGACTTTAAGGCCAAAGGCCAGCTGTTTGTGTTTGTCGATGAGTGTCACCGCACTCAGTCGGGCAAGTTGCATGACGCCATGACCGCTATTTTACCCGATGCCATGTTTGTGGGTTTTACCGGAACGCCCTTGATGAAAAAAGACAAGAAAAAGTCCATCGAGGTGTTCGGTACTTATATTCATACTTATAAGTTTGATGAAGCGGTCGCCGATGGCGTGGTGTTGGATCTGCGTTACGAAGCGCGAGATATCGATCAACATATTACGTCTGAGAAAAAAGTAGATGAATGGTTTACCGCTAAAACGCGCGGGCTCTCTAATCTTGCACGCACCCAGTTGAAACAAAAATGGGGCACCATGCAAAAGGTGTTATCCAGTAAAGATCGTTTACAACAAATTGTGAATGATATTTTGCTGGATATGGAAACCAAGCCCCGGCTGATGGACGGTTACGGCAATGCCATGCTGGTGTGCTCGAGTGTGTATCAAGCCTGTAAAGCCTATGAAATGTTCAGTCATACAGACTTGGCAGACAAGGTAGCGATTGTGACTAGCTTTCAGCCGACGGCAGCCAGTATTACAGGGTGAGAGCGTGAACATATTGTTCTTAGCATACTAAGTTAGTCGTGCATAAAAAATAATCAATTTTGTATAGTGAGATCATCTTTGTTTATTTTTTGCCCAACACAGTAAATCCAGCAACTAATATTTTATCCAAGTAAGCACAACTCATACTCGCCATTTTTTGCTTTCGACGAACACTGGCTT comes from Oceanisphaera profunda and encodes:
- a CDS encoding restriction endonuclease subunit S domain-containing protein, with product MLSEKPQYGINAAAVPLTGLLPVYIRITDISDDGYFKPTEKVGVNSTLSHLYQLSEGDIVLARTGASVGKSYLYNQNDGLLIYAGFLIKMSPNKSKLDPKYLSQYLKTEKYWDWVTVNSMRSQGGSILCLIFSQRITLLDNCHPSPLSSACYAG
- a CDS encoding ISAs1 family transposase, producing MTLIDHLTLVEETRSDINRKHDLVDVMFLVISAIMAGAEGWRDIETYGEAKADWLRQYRPFTHGIPCRHTIARILRSVVVESLLDALLSWLNEHRIHHGKPVIAFDGKVLRGSYRNKSSEAVQLVTAYDTENGLVLSQKATPSKKGELATVRDMLDVLNIKGAVVTLDALHCQRETLEKIQDKKAHIVVQVKHNQPNLRKAVQSQFQAVFDANKEEVVAEHKETAHGRKEERYVFQLKAKLPPELEEKWPTIRSIIAVERHRTMKGKGTVDTAYYVSSLSPKHKMIGHYIRQHWRIENSQHYILDVLFKEDASRIAIGDAVENMGLFRRFVLNILKQSTCGAPSQRNKLKRAGWDDNYRAELFFG